The Niabella beijingensis genomic interval TGGAGGGTTATGAGAAAACGATAATTGATTATTATAACGGCAGTATTGATTATGATACCTATCAAAACAGGCTGATCGCCGCGGAGACCATGAATACGGATTGGTTTAAAGCGATCACCAATGATGTGTTTGCTACCAACCACAACCTGGGTATTTCCGGAGGTACGCAGGTATCCCGTTACTATGCCTCGGTAAGTTATACCGATGAAAAAGGGGTGATCAAAGGTGAGTTTAACAAACGGTATACCGGGCAGGTAAAATTCGACGTGAATTATAAAAACTTCAAGGCACAGTTCTCCATTATGGCCAACAGGAATAGTCGGAAATACATTCCGGATGAATTGAATATTTTAAATTATGCGTACAGTACCAGTCGCGCGATACCGTTATACAATCCGGACGGAAGTCTGTATTATTACAGGCCAATGGGTGATGTGGCATCTGCCTTTCCCTCGTTCAATGTATTAAATGAAATGAATCATTCCGGACAGACCCTGGACGGAAACACCTATCTGGCCATTGCGGACCTGAACTATCAGCTGATACCCGGGTTGCAGCTGAACGTTGTTTTGTCGTATCAGGCAGGGAATACGGAACAACGTGCCTGGTTTGATGAAAAGACAAACTGGGTCCATCGCAATCGAGTTGATCCTGGATCTACAGAAAGGGATCGACTTCCCTTTGGGGGAGAGCTGCGCCAGCAGACAAACCAGCAAAAGCAGTATAATATACGGACACAAGCCAACTACAGTAGTTTTATTGACAGGGGGCAAAGACACCAAATCAATGCCACATTGGGTGGTGAAATGTCTTCTACCTCCAACAGTGGTATGGCCCAGATCCGGAGAGGATATTATCCGGACAGAGGGTATAGTTTTGCTGATATAGACCTGGCCGTTTATCCCGGATATGCGCAATGGTTGAGAGAGAACGGCCAGGCAAAGATAACGGAAGACCTTACCAATTTAATTTCTGCTTATTTAACAGCCAGTTATATTTTCAATGATCGCTATATCCTGAGCGGTACCCTGCGTTCCGATTTTTCCAATGCTTTTGGTACAAGGAGCAATGAACGGTTCCTGCCTACCTGGGGCATTTCCGGGCGTTGGAACATGGACCGGGATATTCTCAAAAACAGTAAATGGGTCAATCTGGCATCTCTTCGCTTCTCCTGGGGAAGCCAGGGCAATATGCTGCCCAATCAGACACCGTATACAATTATTCAAAAAGGGCCAATGGACAGTTATTATGGAGCCTTTGGATCTACGGTTGTTGCCTTTCCCAATCCCGGACTGCAATGGGAAAAAACAAACTCTTACAATGCGGGGCTGGATTTTTCCCTGTTTAATAACAGACTACGGGGTTCTGTTGCCTATTTCTATAAAAAGACCAGTAATGCATTTTTGACAAAAAGCGTTTCATTGATTAATGGAGTAAACCAATATATAATAAACGCTGGAACGTTGGAAAACAAAGGAGTAGAACTTGCATTGAATTTTACCCCGATCGATAATATAGGGTCTGGCGGAAATAAAGGGGGTCTAGTATGGCGGATCGATCCACAATTGGGTCAGGTGTTTAATAAACTGCTTAACCGCACCGGAAGCAATGGCAATGTGCTGGTGGATGTAAACGGCATCAACTATCGGGATTTTTTGAATGGGACAATACCCGTAAATGGAAAAGCCGTAAATACTTTTTATGCTTACCGGTTCAGGGGACTGGATCATAATACGGGGCAACCGGTGTTTTACGGGGCAGAGCCGGAAAATAAAGAAGCCTTGTATGAAAAATACTGGGGAATGAAAAAAGAAGAAGTGTTTAAGGAAGTAATGGTAGAAGTTGGTAAACGAGAGCCGGTGATCCAGGGAGGAATCGGGAACTACTTTGGATACAAAAACTGGTCGTTTAATTTTATGCTTTCTTATAGTCTTGGCAATAAGATACGATTATTGCGCATCGCTTCGGGTGACTATAGCACTTACGCACCTACATCCCAGCAGAATCTTCGAAAAGAATTTGTTGACCGCTGGCGGTATCCCGGTGACGAAAAGTATACAACTATTCCCGGTATTCAGACCATCAACACAATCACCCAGGCCTGGTGGCAGGGAATGGGGCTACCGGTACAATTTGCAACAGACTATTACCAGATGTATGATGATGCAGACATTCGCGTGGTAAGTGGTAATTACCTGAAGCTGCAATCAATCGATCTCAGCTATAATTTTAGCGCGGCGCTTTGCAGTCAGCTTCGTATAAAAGCGGCCCGTGTCAGCCTGGCCGGTACCAATCTCTTTACCCTGGCTAATAAGGCATTGCGCGGACAGGATCCTTCGCAATCTGGTACATCACCAGGAATTAATCTTTCCATAAGACCCGTTTATTCTTTTAATGTGAATGTTAGCTTTTAATAGATAATAACTATGCGTATCAATATCAAGTCGATAAAAGCGGTGGTACCGAATGTAATAATTGCGGTATTGTTATCCGGAGTGTTAGTTGCTGCGAACTCCTGTAAAAAGTTTCTGTCTGCTTATTCTCAAAGCCAATCTTTTGTAACAACTGCAAACGATCTTGATGAAATACTTGTGGGCGATGCATATAGT includes:
- a CDS encoding SusC/RagA family TonB-linked outer membrane protein, encoding MKVIVLSVALFMGIQLSAQTVTLKLKNEPLLKVFLEVERQTGYSFVYTKSQLDSARKVTINVHNVSLQSVLDQCMKNQRLSYHIQDNQYIVIETRNNEPMPVSKEPEIIALKGKVTDPQGTPLSDVSIIAKGTLYGTSTDLEGNFEFEGIYGKVTLIVSHIGYKTEELPLNNRKTLTIKLEPQEGSLDNVVISTGYQKIEQKHLTGAVTSLKMDSIYQPGLTTVDKMLEGRVPGMIFMQNSGQPGAAPKLRVRGTSTLLGTQEPLWVVDGIVQTDPVPVSADKINNLDFVNLVGNAISGINPNDIEQIDVLKDAAATALYGVRAANGVIVITTKRGKSGPPVINYQVSGTYTRRPRYTDKEVYMMNSKERVDVSREFIEKQIPLWGTLEGYEKTIIDYYNGSIDYDTYQNRLIAAETMNTDWFKAITNDVFATNHNLGISGGTQVSRYYASVSYTDEKGVIKGEFNKRYTGQVKFDVNYKNFKAQFSIMANRNSRKYIPDELNILNYAYSTSRAIPLYNPDGSLYYYRPMGDVASAFPSFNVLNEMNHSGQTLDGNTYLAIADLNYQLIPGLQLNVVLSYQAGNTEQRAWFDEKTNWVHRNRVDPGSTERDRLPFGGELRQQTNQQKQYNIRTQANYSSFIDRGQRHQINATLGGEMSSTSNSGMAQIRRGYYPDRGYSFADIDLAVYPGYAQWLRENGQAKITEDLTNLISAYLTASYIFNDRYILSGTLRSDFSNAFGTRSNERFLPTWGISGRWNMDRDILKNSKWVNLASLRFSWGSQGNMLPNQTPYTIIQKGPMDSYYGAFGSTVVAFPNPGLQWEKTNSYNAGLDFSLFNNRLRGSVAYFYKKTSNAFLTKSVSLINGVNQYIINAGTLENKGVELALNFTPIDNIGSGGNKGGLVWRIDPQLGQVFNKLLNRTGSNGNVLVDVNGINYRDFLNGTIPVNGKAVNTFYAYRFRGLDHNTGQPVFYGAEPENKEALYEKYWGMKKEEVFKEVMVEVGKREPVIQGGIGNYFGYKNWSFNFMLSYSLGNKIRLLRIASGDYSTYAPTSQQNLRKEFVDRWRYPGDEKYTTIPGIQTINTITQAWWQGMGLPVQFATDYYQMYDDADIRVVSGNYLKLQSIDLSYNFSAALCSQLRIKAARVSLAGTNLFTLANKALRGQDPSQSGTSPGINLSIRPVYSFNVNVSF